CAACATACCACGACGCTTTTCCGGCTCTTGCAAACCTTGACGGCGCCCTACCAGGAGGGGGCGCGCCCGAGATGCGTCATGTCAGGCCTCGACGTCGAAATTAGTGCTGGGAGCTTGACAAGTCTGTCGCTCCTCTTGCATGAATTTATGACCAATGCCGTCAAATATGGGGCATTTTCCGCCGATACGGGCGATATTTCGGTCGAAAGCGAACTTCACTCCGGGACATTGCACCTAACTTGGCGAGAATCCGGCGGCCCTCCAGTGTCTCCGCCGGATGCAGAACTTGGCACCCAAGGCTTTGGGAGTCGCCTGGAAACGGTGCTGAGAACCAACCTTAAATGCCAGATCATGCGTGAGTGGCACCGCGAAGGCATCGTTATCCGAGCACTGTTTCCCATCGCGGTAATCAATGACATAAATACGATATGATGCCCGGCAACAAGGCGGCGCGGCGATAGGTCGGTACGAGATTGCTTCGGCTCGACGGTTACCGTCGTCCGCCCGGAGAACCTTAGCGAGCCTCTAGTGGTTTGATCGAGACAAAAGAGTCCGATTTAGGATTCCAATTTTTGCGCGCATATGCGACGATCTGGCATGCGCACGGGTATCACATTTGAGGTTTCCGCTGACGACCGGGTTCGTCTCAACGCAATCGTTTCGGCGGGCAGTTCGCCGCAAAAGCATGTGTGGCGGGCGAAGATCATCTTGATGAGCGACGCGGGTCTCGGAACCGTCGCGATCATGGAGGCCACGGGCAAGTCGAAGACCTGCGTCTGGCGTTGGCAGGAACGCTTCATGACCGAAGGCGTGGATGGCCTTTTGCGCGACAAGAGCCGCCCGCCCGGCACTGCGCCGCTTGAGCTTGATCTTGTCGACCGGGTTGTGGCCCTGACGCAGGAGCCGCCCACGCAGGAAGCCACACATTGGACTGTTCGTGCGATGGCAAAGGCTGTGGGGATTGCGGCATCCTCAGTCGTCAAGATTTGGCATGAGCATGGTCTCGCACCCCATCGGTGGCGCTGCTTCAAACTATCGAACGACAAGGCTTTCGCCGAGAAGCTTCATGATGTGGTCGGTCTCTACGTCTCGCCGCCGGCCCATGCGATTGTCCTTTCCGTCGATGAGAAAAGTCAGATCCAGGCGCTGGATAGGACGCAGCCGGGTCTTCCCATGAAGAAGGGTCGTGCCGGCACGATGACCCATGATTACAAGCGCCACGGCACCACGACACTTTTCGCTGCCCTGAATGTTCTCGACGGCTCTGTCATCGGCCGCAACATGCAGCGCCACCGGCATCAGGAGTTCATCCGCTTCCTCAACACGATTGAGGCTCAGTTGCCGAAGGACAAGGCGGTTCACGTCATCCTGGACAACTACGCCACACACAAACAGCCCAAAGTCCGGGCCTGGTTGGCGCGGCACCCACGCTGGACCTTCCACTTCGTTCCGACATCCTGTTCCTGGCTGAACGCCGTCGAGGGGTTCTTCGCTAAGCTCACCCGGCGACGACTGAAAAATGGCGTCTTCCATTCCGTTGTTGATCTTCAGGCAGCCATCAACCGCTTTATCAAAGAGCACAACGAACAGCCCAAGCCATTCATCTGGAAAGCAGACCCTGACGACATCATCGCAGCCGTCAGACGAGGGCACCAAGTGTTGGAATCAATCGACTAGTTGCAGGAACGTTACTAGGGCCGTTCTTCTACTTGCACGAACTGGAGGGGTCGCGATAGCCGGCCGTCCGAACGGCGCCGGGTAACAAAACGTTTCAGTTGGGAGGGGGAGCCGGGTCACCCACCGTATCCGCGACATAGGCGCCTCGTTCGCCCATCGGAAGAGGTCTACCTGTTGTGGAATCGCACATCGTTTGATGCTCAAGTTCAGCGTTGATTTCCGCCCCAAGGATGAGGATGATGACCGAGATCCAGGTCCAAACCATGAAACCGACAAACGCGCCGAGTGTGCCATAGGTTGCATTATAGTTTGCAAAATGGTCGAGGTAGAATGAAAACAGCAGTGATGTGCCCAACCACATGAGGGTGGTAAAGGCAGCACCCCAGGTAAGCCATGGAGACTTCGCCGGTTCACGACTTGGTCCAAACCGATAGAGCATCGCGGCACCTCCGGTGAACATAAGTAGCAGTATCGGCCATCGAGCGAAATCCACGAGTAGTTCAGCCCATCGCTCGAGCCCGATGAAGCCCAGCCAGACAGGTAACACCGCGACCGCCAGGACCGCCAAAATAGCTGCAATCATGCCGCCGACGGTGAAAGCCATCGCTAAACTGGTGCGGTGCAAGAAGCTGCGCTTCTCGCTTTCGCCGTACGCAATGTTCATTGCTTCAAAAACCGCCGCGATCCCGTTATGCGCGCTCCATAACGCCATGCTTGAGCTGATCAGCAGTCCAAGGCCTGCCGTGGTGGGCTTCTGCGATGCAAGTGTGCCTAATTGGTCCAGGATCAGTCTCAGGGCCTCCGATGGCACGATATATACGAGGAATTCCATCTGCCTTGAGATATCTGCTGGGTCCGCGGCAAAGGCATACAGAGAGACAAAGATGCCCAATGCGGGGAAAATTGCGAGCAACAGGTAGTAGGTCACACCGGCCGCAATCATCGCAACCCTGTCCTCGGTAAAGCTGACATAAACCCGCCAGGTCACATCCCACAGTCCGTTCGCGGGTATCTGCCCTGGCGATTTGGCGTCTCGACCCTTTGGGTCGTTCCCGGCGTTGTTCTCTGGCACTCTGGGGTTCCCTTTCGCCGTCGATAGCTTCCGTCTTCGATTAAACGGATTGGTGGGAAACTGGTTCGACCCTCTGCAGTCCAAATTGCGTGTGTGGTCGGCCAGTGGCCGGTTACGAGCGCATCTACCGATGCTACGTCGAAACTCCTGCGTTCTCGGTCTTGCAATATCGGAGCGCGCATATCGAGACCAACCACGAGCGAAATTGAATGTTCCAAAGAACCGGATCAGCGATAGCCGCGGCTTGCTGGAAGAGCGGACCAACCCAATGCCCTCATCGTTAGGCCGTTAAGCGTCGGCGCATCAAAGTGTTTCATGGAAAGGGGATCGTCTGGCCTTTGACTTAAGGCAGATCCTTCACGTCGCATGCGCCTCGATATCTTAAGGGGAATGGCCGTCTCGAATGTTGTGGCGATCGCAAGCATGTCATTTGCCGCGGCCACACTTCTTGCTGCTAAGGGTTCTATAGTGTTGTCGCGGCAATATTGCTGGCGCTGCCAATCGACTTCCTTAAAATTCATCGACAGCGGTTTTGCCTTGGAGCGCTGTTATGACGGCGCTGTAGCCCAATTCTAAGCTGACGAATACAGAGGGAAGCGCTCGGAAGGCTTTCGGGTGGTCGGCGAGTGCTGCGATGGGGTTCGCATCCTTGGTGATGATCAATCCGCGGACCGAAAGGCAAAAACCGTTTGCCCGAGAGATTGCCTCGTGGGTGGAAAGGAGCTGTACAATTAATCAGGTGCGCCGGCGAGATTGGCGCGAAGAAGTGGCCCCTCCGCTTACAAAAAATCGGAGGAGCCGGGCTCACAAGGTGCAATGTCAGACTTTGCTGACGACAGTTCCAATAGCGATCGCTGAAGAAGGTTCCAGCATTTGGCAAGAAATTTTGCCCGTGCGTCTCAAGCTGACACCTTCAGTTTCCCCCGTCTATGCCGGGTTCTAGACTGCCGCGCCTCACACCATATAGTGTGTGCAAGCAGCGTCACCTCGTCGTTGGTTCCGTGGAATTCATCCATGATGAAGCGAGCTAAACGGTCCGCTCGCTCGCTAGGGCGCGCAACGTCACACCACATGCATACCCGATCGAAAACGCCCTGCAGGAACTTCAATTCGCCCGGGCTCCCCTGCTTGGCTTTTCCCGCAACATCCCGGATCGCAGCCTCCTTATCAGTGGACTGACGGCTGCAAAAGTATATCATAATAACAGCGGATTGGCTGTGCTTCCTCGGCCCGTACCAGTTCTCCGGCCGGTACTGATATTGCTGGATCTGGACACTGAATATCGACAGGGTGCTCCGCTTGACGTGTACCATCGGCTTGGATATTCCAAACCTCTCACTCCGTAGCTGACGATAATGCGTGGATGCACGTCTGGACATTAACGCCCTGAGGCTCTACGCGGGAAAAGCGAATAGTCCAATATGGGAGAATATCATGGTGGATGAGAGTAATATCGAGCAACCCGCAGTTCACGGCGAAACAATCAGCGATAAAATGACACGGAAGCCCGCGGCATCTAAAAGCCAGGACAAGGCATCCCCAGCCAAGGCTCCCGCAGGCAGGTCTGTCAGGCACTCGCAGGAGGAGAAAACAGCAAAGCTCAATCGGATTGAGACCTTGATGCGCGAACGCAAAACCACGCTCAAGGATGCTGTAAAGGATGTTGGTATTGGCGAACAGACCTATTACAACTGGAAAAAGGCCGCCGGTGCCCAGGTCGTAATGCAGCCGAGTATTGAGGCTCTGCCCGACGATCTGGAAGATTTGGTGAAGCTTGAA
Above is a genomic segment from Ensifer canadensis containing:
- a CDS encoding IS630 family transposase, whose protein sequence is MRTGITFEVSADDRVRLNAIVSAGSSPQKHVWRAKIILMSDAGLGTVAIMEATGKSKTCVWRWQERFMTEGVDGLLRDKSRPPGTAPLELDLVDRVVALTQEPPTQEATHWTVRAMAKAVGIAASSVVKIWHEHGLAPHRWRCFKLSNDKAFAEKLHDVVGLYVSPPAHAIVLSVDEKSQIQALDRTQPGLPMKKGRAGTMTHDYKRHGTTTLFAALNVLDGSVIGRNMQRHRHQEFIRFLNTIEAQLPKDKAVHVILDNYATHKQPKVRAWLARHPRWTFHFVPTSCSWLNAVEGFFAKLTRRRLKNGVFHSVVDLQAAINRFIKEHNEQPKPFIWKADPDDIIAAVRRGHQVLESID
- a CDS encoding YihY/virulence factor BrkB family protein is translated as MPENNAGNDPKGRDAKSPGQIPANGLWDVTWRVYVSFTEDRVAMIAAGVTYYLLLAIFPALGIFVSLYAFAADPADISRQMEFLVYIVPSEALRLILDQLGTLASQKPTTAGLGLLISSSMALWSAHNGIAAVFEAMNIAYGESEKRSFLHRTSLAMAFTVGGMIAAILAVLAVAVLPVWLGFIGLERWAELLVDFARWPILLLMFTGGAAMLYRFGPSREPAKSPWLTWGAAFTTLMWLGTSLLFSFYLDHFANYNATYGTLGAFVGFMVWTWISVIILILGAEINAELEHQTMCDSTTGRPLPMGERGAYVADTVGDPAPPPN
- a CDS encoding transposase, which produces MVDESNIEQPAVHGETISDKMTRKPAASKSQDKASPAKAPAGRSVRHSQEEKTAKLNRIETLMRERKTTLKDAVKDVGIGEQTYYNWKKAAGAQVVMQPSIEALPDDLEDLVKLEEENLRLRKNLAEKLRSENAVLRKRLGLD